In Hippocampus zosterae strain Florida chromosome 21, ASM2543408v3, whole genome shotgun sequence, the genomic window CGGCCGTGAGCCCGCCGCCCCGCCGCTCGCCCTCTCCACCCTGCGCCTCTCTCGCGTTCCTCTTGTCGCCGCAGAGATACGCCGAGCTGGCGCTTGCTCCGGGCCATGCGCAGAGGTGACGCTCCAGCCGGTCCCTCCCCCGCTGCTGTCGCTGCAGTTTCTGAGGAggccattttatttaatttcatttcattttttttttccctccgctcGCTCGCAGACAGAGCTCGGGAGGCGGCGTTTCCAGCGGCAAGGAGCTGCAGGATCCTTTGTACTCCAGCGGGGGGCAGTATAAACACTTGCCTTCCTCCTCCAGGCCCAGACCTGTCGGGGGCAGCACAGGTACTGCGTTTTggttccgtttttgttttttgagggcGACGGGAGGGTGGGGTGGCGGTGGGTGACGGTGGGATTGGAACATTTGCCCTCCTCTCAACTGTTTTTGGTTgacgggagaaaacccacccaaaaCCTTGAAAACTCATGGTTGTCTGTGTCCGTCCCATTCTTCCTCCCACTTCTCCAGCTCTTAAGCAGTCAGCCAATGGAAGCAGGATCCTGGTCAGGAACTGCCATGGAGAGGTGGCTACATGGATGATATGCGTTGTCTAATCGGCTTTTGCTTGCGGGGCGGTGCGCAGGAGCCTCCCCCAGCTTTCTTGGGGCGGGAGGCCGGGTCGGGGTACGCCCTCAAGCGCTCGCCAGCCAATGGCGACAACGCTCGGCGCTCCCAAAGCTGAGCTCGGGCCCGCGTTAGCAATGTTGAGGAAATGAGCAAATGTTGAATTGGGACCGCAACGGCCGTTGTTCCGAATGTCCGTTTGTGGCGCCGGTGTAAAAAGAGGCCGAGAAGGTTTGGGCCAATCGTTTGGGTGGCGTCGGACGCAAGTTGGCGGGTGGCGAGGATGCAAGGGATGGGGGGACTTTGAGCTTTGTGTTTTGTCTTCAGCGGGCGTGCAGCTCCAGCACCTGACCCAGGTGGGCCTGTCCAGCCACATGGGGGCCTTCCCCGGCGTGGGGCGCAGCGCCTCGGGACCCGGCGGCTCCTCCTGGAGCGAGCGACGTTCGGATCAGGACGCGTCCTCGCCCGCGGCCGGCGGGGAGAGCGTGAGTGTCGTCGCCGTCCATTGGCCGCCCGCCCGCTTCACGCGCTTTCacctttcttgtgtgtgtgtgtgtgtgtgtcgtcgcGACAGGCGCCGTCCTTCCCCGAGTTCTCGTCCTCGCCGCTCTTCCAATTGCCCAGCTCTTTGCCGCGGGACCCGTCGGCGCCGCCTCTCCTCCTGGCCTCCCCGACTCCCGACTACCCGCCGGCGGACGCCTCGCCCTCCGCCCGCAGCTCGGCCTCGCTGATCAAGGCCATCCGAGAGGAACTTTGCCTGCTGGCCCAGAAACAGGCGCTGAGCGGCTACCCCTAGCGCGCTTCGCTTCCCCGCTCGACCGGCCCGTCGATCGGGACTCGGCGTGGTCCGCGGCCGCTAGGACCGCCCCCGCAAACGGTTCCCCGAGTCAATCGCTCATCTTTTCAAAGGAGGACAAAAAGTCGGACGTGGATTTCGTCATCCCGTAGATCTTGAGAGTCTTCCTGCAaattggtccccccccccccggtccccCCCTTCCGGCTGGCGGCGCTCAAAGTGTCAATCTGTCATCGCAGCTGAGCCTTCCGCGCTCCCGTCGGCCGGGGTAGATGGACTTGTCTGTGTGAAAAGCGTCAGCGAGGCCTTGGGACTGGAGGTGCCTTCCAGTCCGCAACACTCTTCAAATCATCCCATGAGCACAATGTTCAAGGAGGGCTTGCTGCTGATGAGCAGAGCTCGGAACTCCAGatgacacgtgtgtgtgtgtgtgtgtgtgtaggtaggtaggtagacattttttttcttctgtataTCAGAGATGGGATCAAGTCTCGCTTGACTCGAGGAGCGGACACGGTGCTGAAGAAACTCGTCCGCTCTTTGAACATCTTTGTGTATGTAGAGGTCGGTGCTAATCGCTGCCTTCATCTCATGGCAGCTTGGGTCAGTGGAGGAAAGCGCTCCGGATCCCAAACCGCCCCCGTCCCCAAAGGTACAACAACAGCCGAAATGTCGAGTCGGGCGGATATGAAGCGGCGGGAATCGCGACGGGTTCCCCTCCGCCGATTGGCCGCCGCTCGCTTTGATGTCGTGATGGCTCCGCTCGCTACTAGATGTCCGTCCGTCTCCTCGATGTTTCTTGTTAGGAGGCTTTCGCTCCGTTCGCATGCCGCTAATTTATTTCCGATAGAGCGCCGCAGAAAGTAATGTCAAGCGTTGATTTGCTTGCGGGGTGTACTTTTCACCGGCAAAGACCAAAAACTTTGCATCCAtttgatgtgggaggaaacaaagATGGATctattgtctgtctgtctgtctgtatccAGTCTATCCATCGGAAGCATTTGCGTCCCGCCCGCCCGCGAGACCCTCCGATTGGGCCGCTCAGCTTTCGGTCAAGCTGTCACATGGTGCTACTATCGATTAAAGTTGTTGAATGAGCAAAAGGCGGCtggctttctttttcttgcatCTCGTCGGACGCTTCCGGGCCCCGAGGTTTGTTCGCGCATCCAGCGGGTGTCCTCAAACCTTTTTTCTGAAAGGGAGCGCTTAGCGGTCGCTGTTGGCCGAGATTTTCGCGAGCGTCACGAAAAATTGACACTCGCGATTTGCTGAGATGACGCCACATCACATTTGTGGAATCGTTGCTCGTCCTAGAAAACCGTTTTTCAACCTAAAAGCTGATTTTTGACCAATCGGTATGTTCGATAGTGTACGCTTGGCTTTTTCTCCTAGCGAGGCTTCCGTACGCAGTCCACCTGAACGAGCGAGCGGGCTCGCTTTGACCCCGCCCCCCGCTTCCGTATTCACCTGCCCGCCACGAAGCATCAACGACAAACAGGAAGTCTAAACGGACGCCAAGAGCTGCTCGCTCGCTCCCTGAAGCGTCTTGGATTTTGGGGGGAGCCAACAGGTAGAGTCGAACGCACTCCAATCCACAAACGGCCGCTTTACCTTCGGCTGCTCCGACCGAGTTGAAACCCGAAAGGCAACGGAGCCGACGCGGTGCCCAATTCCGCTTTGGAATCGCAGCTTCGCTACCTCCGTTCACTCGGAAACTGCCGCAAAATCTCCGCAAGTGTCTTAAGACGGAACGCGGACATTCGACAACATTCCGAAATGCGTCCGAACGGGAACCGCGTGGCAAGGGAAAATGTTTGGcgtcccccaaaaaaagcctctGGTTTGGTGATCTGGGCAAGCAGCCGACGGTCTCGCAGCAGGGCGCCCGGGCATCGCCGCCCGCCTGACGTCGTCCAGGTCCGCTCCGGCTTCGCGCGACGCTCGTCCAACAGAAGCCAGCGACGAATCCCGCGCCGGCTGCGTTGACGGGCGGGGGCCGCTTCGTCTCACTTGTCGGGGGCCCTTTGCCGGACGAGGAGGCGGACGCCGCCCGCCCGCCTTCCTCCTTCCCCGGTCGGAGGAGGACGAGCCGAGGCGATCCCGCCGGCGACACGACAGCCGGCGGCTCACCTTAAGCCGCTTGACTCAGACGGATTAGCGCGCTCGCCACGCTGACCTCGGCGCGCGCGAGCCATTCGAGCGGATTTCCAGACGGTGACCGGCAGCCGCCATGGCGTGagtagacctttttttttttcttggcctcGGCTACATTGGCGCTCGTTTTCACTccggaaagcttttttttttttcaagcgttCACAGTGACAAATTTGTGCAAATGTGCCTTTGAAGGTTGGAGGACGTGGCGGCGGCGGTCACGCGAGGCGCCGCCGGCGAGCCTTCACCCACCGGGAAGGAGGCGTCACATCCCGCCCACGGCGGCCTCCCGGGGTTCCCCCCGCAGTTCCCGCCGGTCCTCGGCTTTGCCACGGGAGACGAGTGCCGCCCGGAAAAAGCTCAGGAGCTGTTTGATGAGTTTGTTTCGGCGTCCACCTGCAGGGCGGCGCTGCTCTCCTTCCGCCAACTGTGCGAGCACCTGCGCCTGGACCCGGACCCGGACGCCGAGCGGCCGCTTTACCGCCGCATCAAGCGGCGCCTCAGTTACTGGAAGGCCAACGCCTTGTGGGCCAAACTGGAGCGCCGGGCTTCCCGCCAGGACTACCTGCAGAACCGAGCCTGCCGCGACGCCACGGTACGCAAACGGGCAGCGGCGCGCGCCCGCTCGAAATCGGGGCCGGCCCGGATTCCGACGTTGGCGCAGGTGCCATCCCTGACCTCGCTCTCCTGCCATCGGCCAGTGCGCGGTGGTCGGGGCGGGGCCCTGCGGCTTGCGCGCGgcggtggagttgagcttcctGGGCGCTCGCGTGGTGGTCCTGGAGAAGAGGGACGCCTTCTCCAGGAACAACGTGCTCCACCTCTGGCCCTTCGCCATCCAGGACCTGCGCGGGCTGGGCGCCAAGAAGTTCTACGGGAAGTTTTGCGCCGGCTCCATCGACCACATCAGTGAGCGCGCGAGCGAGGGCGCCGCCTTTGCGTCGGCCGCGCCCGGCTCTTCAGctcttcctccccccccccgccccccaccgcaGGTATTCGGCAACTCCAGCTGGTTCTGCTCAAGGTGGCGCTGTTGCTCGGCGTCGAAGTTCACGTCAACGTGGAGTTCAAGCGCGTGCTGGAGCCGCCGAGCGACCGGCGGCCGCGCGGTGAGCCTCCCGTCCATCTGCGAGTCGGGCCGGCCGCGTcctcgcccccaccccaccccgtctTCTCGCCTTTGGCCGCATGTCGGCGGACTCGTCGGTCCAGAGGTGGGCTGGACGCTGGAGGCGTGGCCAAAGTCCCACCTGGTCAACGGGCTGCAGTTTGACGTCATCGTGGGAGCGGGCGGTCACGGGAACATCTTGCCCGGTGAGTCGACCGCCGCCGCCAGCCGAAACGCCGCCGCGTGCCGTCGAGAACCCGTCCGTCCCCGCCGCAGGTTTTCGCCGTAAGGAGTTCCGCGGGAAGCTGGCCATCGCCATCACGGCCAATTTCAAAAACCGAAACACTCGCGCCGAGGCCAAAGTGGAGGAGATTGGCGGCGTGGCGTCCATCTTCAACCAGCGGTTCTTCCAGGACCTGCGCCGGCAAACCGGTAAGAGCTTTTTTTTGCCGCCGTTCTCGATTTGTTGAGAAGCGTTTTCAACAAATCCCTGGGCTCCGTCGGCCTTTTGTTGTTTCCCTTTCAGGCATCGACCTGGAGAACCTGGCCTACTACAAAGACGACACGCACTACTTTGTCATGACCGCCAAGAAACGCTGCCTGCTGGACAAGGGGGTCATTTTGCAGGTAAACGTCTCGATCCTTTTTGGAGTGGGGCTTCTCGGACCTTTTGGCGGCCCAGGaaaacctcccccccccccacctccgccTTCCGCGCTTGAAATCGCGACGGCGTTCCCCGAGAGAAAGCGGCCGCTCGCCTTTCCGCCTGAACGCGGGCAAAGCGGCCGAGGGCTGTCCCGTCGGGCGCGTGGTCTCGTCGGGGCCGCTTGCTTTTGGCGCCTCTTTTTCTCCGCCGCTTTCCTTTGGCAGGACTTTGCGGAGAGCGAGCTGCTCCTCTCTCGGGCCAACGTGGACCAGCGGGCCTTGCAGGCCTTCGCCCGCGCGGCCGCCGACTTCGCCACCGAGGGCCAGCTGCCGTCTCTGGACTTTGCCGTCAACCAGCGCGGGCGGCCCGACGTGGCCGTGTTCGACTTCACGTGCGCGCACGCCTCGGAGAACGCCGCCATGGTCCGGATCCGCCGAGGGTACCGGCTGCTGCTGGCGCTGGTGGGGGACAGCCTGCTGGAGGTGGGTCGGGCGCCGACACCGCGCGGGGGCTCGGGAGGCTGACgcctccgtccgtccgtccgtccgcagCCCTTCTGGCCGACGGGAACGGGCGTGGCTCGCGGCTTCCTGGCCGCCCTCGACGCGTCGTGGATGGTTCGTCGATGGTGCCGAGGAGATTTGCCTCTGGACATCCTCGCCGAGAGGTGCGcccccgtccgtccgtccgtctgtccAAACCCGTCTTTCTTGGCTCGCCCACCCAGCCGCCCGTCTGCGTCCAGGGAGAGCGTCTACCGTCTGCTGGCTCAGACCACGCCGGACAACATGCAGAAGAAGCTTTCCCTGTACTCCTTGGACCCGGCCAGCCGCTACGTCAACGTCTGTCCCAGCGTCACGCCCGACCAAGTAGGCGTCGCGCCTCGCCGCGTCCGCAAAGTCGGTCGAGGGCGTGAAGCGGCTCGCCGCCGTCTGCTTCCCGTCCAGGTGAGACACTTGATCGACACGGGAGAGAAGACGCAAACGGCCGAGCACCCGGAAGCGCCGCCGTGGACAACGGCGGGTGAGCGCAGTGGCCCCCGCCCGATGGGCGTCGGACCTCTCGGAGCGCGTGGGCGTCACCGTCGCCGTGTCGCCCCCAAAAGAGTCGCTGTCCGAGTCCAACCAGCTCCTGGCGTGGTGTCGCCGGCGGACGGCGGGCTACCGGGGCGTCGCCGTCCGCGACCTGACCTCCTCGTGGAAGAGCGGCGCGGCTCTGTGCGCCCTGCTTCACAGCTGCAGGCCGCAGCTGCTGTAAGCCGTCCCGCCGTCCCGCCGTCCCGCCGTCCCGTTCCTCATCCGGCCGAAATGAGCGCCAAAGCCGCAAGGGCGCTTTTGCAACCTCCTCGTCCCTCTCCAGAGACTTTGACTCCCTGAACCTGGCGGCCGAGGAAGACAACGTTCGCTTGGCCTTTGACCTGTGCCAGCGAGAATTGGGAATTTCGCCCCTGATGACGGTGGAAGAGATGACGTCCGCGGGAGAACCCGACGCGCTGTCCATGGTCGTCTACCTCAGCCAGCTCTACCAGGTGCTGCGAGATGCCCCGCCCTCTTTGGGTAAGACCCCCCgacaaaaaaagggaaggggggggggcggaagcgCCGACTCCCCTCCGTCACTCGAGAGCAAGCGCGGCCTGAAatgttgtgagaaaaaaaaggaaccattTTCGAGTGACCAGGAGCGGGATTTGTTGGGGTGAGGCCATTTGGACAAAGTCAAGCGGGCTTGAGGGTTGGCGTCGTCACAAAAGAGCGCAGACGACAAAGGGCCCGTTGCTACTCGGGCTTGCGTGTCGCCTTCAGGTTCGCTGTCCCAGAGTTCGGAGGTCAGAGCCGCCCTGGTGACCCCGGCCTCCCTCCTCAGCAGACTCGGACTCAACCTGCCGCGTCAGCAAAGGTCAAAGGTATGCGGACGCCGTCTCGAAGCTTTTTGGAGCGACGAGCCACGCCACTTTTGCTCCGCAGGAGAAGAAGAGGACGCGCAGCGAACGGCGGCGGGTGAGTCGCTCGTGTCCaaagagcacccccccccccccccattgcgcGCATGACGGCGACGCTTTTGTTCCGCTTCAGTCGCGGGACCCGGCACCGGAGCGGGTCCCGGCCAAGGCTCCCGGCTCCCGAGTGCGTTCCATGGCCCTGCTGCTGCAGGCCAAGCTGCGTcacgcctctcctcctcctcctgaggTCACGCCTCTTTTCCAAACATGAGCGCCGCCCGTCCGTCTTTGCCTTTGTCACGCTTCTGTACCGTTTTTGGGGCATCAGAGTCGGCGTACGTCAGCCCGGCGGCGCCTGGACCTTCGCCTCGACCGGGAAGACGCCGACGATCCCGTAGGAACACGCCGCTCTT contains:
- the LOC127593534 gene encoding protein-methionine sulfoxide oxidase mical3a-like isoform X5, translated to MALEDVAAAVTRGAAGEPSPTGKEASHPAHGGLPGFPPQFPPVLGFATGDECRPEKAQELFDEFVSASTCRAALLSFRQLCEHLRLDPDPDAERPLYRRIKRRLSYWKANALWAKLERRASRQDYLQNRACRDATCAVVGAGPCGLRAAVELSFLGARVVVLEKRDAFSRNNVLHLWPFAIQDLRGLGAKKFYGKFCAGSIDHISIRQLQLVLLKVALLLGVEVHVNVEFKRVLEPPSDRRPREVGWTLEAWPKSHLVNGLQFDVIVGAGGHGNILPGFRRKEFRGKLAIAITANFKNRNTRAEAKVEEIGGVASIFNQRFFQDLRRQTGIDLENLAYYKDDTHYFVMTAKKRCLLDKGVILQDFAESELLLSRANVDQRALQAFARAAADFATEGQLPSLDFAVNQRGRPDVAVFDFTCAHASENAAMVRIRRGYRLLLALVGDSLLEPFWPTGTGVARGFLAALDASWMVRRWCRGDLPLDILAERESVYRLLAQTTPDNMQKKLSLYSLDPASRYVNVCPSVTPDQVRHLIDTGEKTQTAEHPEAPPWTTAESLSESNQLLAWCRRRTAGYRGVAVRDLTSSWKSGAALCALLHSCRPQLLDFDSLNLAAEEDNVRLAFDLCQRELGISPLMTVEEMTSAGEPDALSMVVYLSQLYQVLRDAPPSLGSLSQSSEVRAALVTPASLLSRLGLNLPRQQRSKEKKRTRSERRRSRDPAPERVPAKAPGSRVRSMALLLQAKLRHASPPPPESRRTSARRRLDLRLDREDADDPAARVSDVCFFCHQKVYAMERLSAEGLFFHRSCFVCHACGGSLRIAAYRFHAAGGKFSCAHQCESFTRASPSAKKATTQLMTAREPTPARRTSCTTPPSSADSAVSAATERRRSSGEPMSRGVACDFPPPPRQGASMGTRVCPQTGFSVTRIELENDNAEAEEISEEVLTRFNLSADKDERTCGSEARSETEAEMEAETEAETQAETQAETQASRKSEAAWERAPRCRPPPTAGESDEEEDETLSEEESSDGQSADWGPEGDFFKRGPVSADRGETRALLGTPSTASFVSEVDSASSARSPSRLEKEAPPAGAPVGEESSGAPEAWPSLDRLPPREERVEGAGPEEAGERRPRLRVPRFWRARGGGAAALWKAAFSGYGPKRRDAERRAEAPGVVRTMEESDASWSTARRRCSLEPRDDLRLETADVAAQLERLGVQEQDAAPHPAYVPHALAFKPAFPGGKFWRERFPRRAPPADSDGRSSPATEVAGVLVRPEEPSGLSVPESLFRADRPSRRPERPLQKGGRGRAKRRRLGRLHRAQLIQRQLQLVEEEQRRLEARGVALERSLRGQQRGKGGGPPPDCVSEHDRKETSRGVLCCACGVGACGDDDDDHDSLMRLWFRLVQQKNVLVRYESELVLFARELQLEDRQSRLQRELRERMTPDDGLKGERELAKERAILEEMLEVVERRKALLPLLEELRAQDGTLRAAALGRARTRAGERSGTSGCAR